In Paenibacillus sp. FSL M7-0420, a single genomic region encodes these proteins:
- a CDS encoding GNAT family N-acetyltransferase, protein MEIRQLRAGEFEDSLSLSEYAFKYKVSAEDRVRARENFKPEQTWGIFEGDSIGAKLTLLPLQVYIQGKPVSMGGIAGVATWPENRRQGYVAHLLTHALQTMNEAGQTLSFLHPFLIPFYRKFGWEIYCEYKKYTLPVGKFPHKKEIKGSVKRDIPDLAVFQQLYEQFAMRYNGTLQRTETWWKESVLDDDTHSCVFYSEQGEPEGYVLYKIVQQELVIDEFIYGNELARQGLWTFLANHDSMITAAQLKLVPADDILPFLLPDPRIAQENYPYFMARIVNAKAFVENMTFNVLEGDRERVLYVEDQHASWNNGLWRWTVSEQGEATFNRIQGGRSEADLECSIGTLTVLLMGYKRPLQAAKYGQLSGTAEATAWLEALIPQAETALFDFF, encoded by the coding sequence ATGGAAATCAGGCAATTACGTGCCGGAGAATTTGAGGACAGCCTGAGCTTGTCCGAGTATGCTTTTAAGTATAAGGTTTCTGCGGAAGATAGAGTACGCGCCAGGGAGAACTTCAAACCGGAACAAACCTGGGGAATTTTTGAAGGAGACAGCATAGGTGCGAAGCTGACGCTTCTTCCGTTACAGGTATATATACAAGGCAAGCCCGTTTCTATGGGGGGCATCGCCGGTGTAGCCACTTGGCCGGAGAACCGCAGGCAGGGTTATGTTGCCCATCTGCTGACCCATGCGCTCCAGACGATGAACGAAGCCGGTCAGACGTTGTCCTTTTTGCATCCGTTCCTGATTCCCTTTTACCGTAAATTCGGCTGGGAGATCTACTGTGAGTATAAGAAATACACCCTTCCGGTAGGGAAGTTCCCGCACAAGAAGGAGATTAAGGGCAGCGTGAAGCGCGATATCCCGGATCTTGCAGTATTCCAGCAGCTGTACGAGCAATTCGCCATGAGGTATAACGGGACTCTCCAGCGCACTGAAACCTGGTGGAAGGAAAGTGTGCTTGATGATGATACGCATTCCTGTGTGTTTTATTCTGAGCAGGGTGAACCGGAGGGCTATGTGCTGTATAAAATAGTGCAGCAGGAGCTGGTCATCGATGAGTTCATCTATGGAAACGAGCTTGCCCGCCAGGGCTTGTGGACCTTCCTGGCCAATCATGACTCCATGATTACGGCTGCACAGCTGAAGCTGGTGCCTGCTGACGATATTCTTCCCTTCCTCCTTCCCGATCCGCGGATTGCACAGGAGAATTATCCATACTTCATGGCGCGTATCGTCAATGCTAAGGCTTTTGTGGAGAACATGACCTTCAATGTGCTGGAGGGTGACCGGGAGCGGGTACTTTATGTTGAAGATCAGCATGCGTCATGGAACAACGGGTTATGGCGGTGGACTGTGTCGGAGCAAGGGGAAGCGACGTTTAACCGGATTCAGGGCGGGCGGTCAGAGGCTGACCTTGAATGCAGTATTGGCACGCTTACTGTGCTGTTGATGGGATACAAACGTCCGCTTCAGGCGGCAAAGTACGGACAATTATCCGGGACTGCGGAGGCGACAGCTTGGCTTGAAGCGCTGATTCCGCAGGCCGAGACGGCATTATTCGATTTTTTCTGA
- a CDS encoding MFS transporter gives MSNKTLPQAPPGSLGESRNLQQATIYRILLAVSFVHLFNDSIQALIPAMFPVLKDNLVLSYAQIGWIAFALNLTSSVIQPIIGFAADRKPRPILLPLGMCCTFAGVFLLAFAGNYVLVIVSVMLVGFGSAAFHPEGMRVAHMAAGQRKGLSQSIFQVGGNAGQALGPLLMKWVFIPFGQMGALGFTVIAAAGVAIQAYVARWYREMLDAGYTFRKKSAARSIDPARSKRILITTVILVFIVFVRSWYGASIGGYYAFYLMDKYGMTLDKAQIYIFIYLAAGAVGTFFGGPLADRFGRRNLILVSMIGTVPFALALPFVNQFWAAVLLIISGFILLSSFSVTVIYAQMLYPGNIGTVSGLITGLAFGLGGIGSVVIGHLIDTIGIATVFVACGFLPLLGLLALLLPGDKKLEEWAAE, from the coding sequence ATGTCCAACAAGACCCTGCCTCAAGCTCCACCCGGCTCTTTGGGTGAATCACGCAATCTGCAGCAGGCTACCATCTACCGCATTTTGCTTGCTGTCAGCTTTGTTCATTTATTCAATGATTCCATTCAGGCACTGATTCCGGCGATGTTCCCTGTACTAAAGGATAACCTGGTGCTCTCTTATGCCCAGATCGGCTGGATTGCGTTCGCGCTGAATCTCACCTCCTCGGTGATTCAGCCTATTATCGGCTTCGCCGCTGACCGGAAGCCGCGTCCGATCCTGCTCCCGCTGGGGATGTGCTGTACCTTTGCCGGGGTCTTCCTGCTCGCTTTTGCCGGCAATTATGTATTAGTGATTGTGTCCGTAATGCTTGTGGGCTTCGGATCAGCAGCGTTCCATCCGGAAGGCATGCGCGTGGCTCATATGGCTGCCGGTCAGCGCAAGGGGCTGTCGCAATCCATATTTCAGGTGGGCGGCAACGCCGGCCAGGCCTTGGGTCCTCTATTAATGAAGTGGGTATTCATTCCCTTCGGACAGATGGGCGCTCTCGGCTTCACCGTTATCGCCGCTGCCGGGGTGGCCATCCAGGCCTATGTGGCCCGCTGGTACCGCGAGATGCTGGATGCCGGATACACGTTCCGCAAAAAGTCAGCGGCACGGTCCATCGACCCTGCCCGCAGCAAACGTATTCTCATTACAACCGTCATTCTGGTCTTTATCGTATTCGTGCGATCCTGGTACGGTGCCTCCATCGGCGGTTACTATGCCTTCTATCTAATGGACAAATACGGGATGACGCTGGATAAGGCTCAGATCTATATCTTCATCTATCTCGCTGCGGGCGCTGTCGGCACCTTCTTCGGGGGCCCGCTGGCAGACCGCTTCGGCCGCCGTAATCTGATTCTGGTGTCGATGATCGGGACGGTGCCGTTTGCGCTGGCCCTGCCTTTTGTGAACCAGTTCTGGGCCGCCGTGCTGCTGATCATTTCTGGGTTCATCCTGCTGTCCAGCTTCTCCGTAACCGTAATCTACGCACAGATGCTGTACCCGGGCAATATCGGTACGGTCTCGGGTCTAATAACCGGCCTTGCTTTCGGGCTTGGCGGAATTGGTTCTGTCGTGATCGGGCATCTGATCGACACGATCGGAATCGCCACGGTGTTCGTGGCCTGCGGCTTCCTGCCGCTGCTCGGCCTGCTAGCGCTGCTGCTGCCCGGTGACAAGAAGCTGGAGGAATGGGCGGCGGAATAA
- a CDS encoding transglycosylase domain-containing protein, which yields MSHYGKLMLDRYPEKMILPESSVIMASDGTMLRRIPLPETGYRIKAGLGEMPQLLIDTFIAVEDRRFYSHKGLDYQGIARALVNNTLRMGVSEGGSSITQQLARGLYLNRGQNLLRKLNEASIALALEKQLSKDEILQLYLNQIYMGQGQYGVKSAAERYFGITDLEQLEIGQIATLAAIPKGPSIYNPADNIELSTGRRDLVLRIMQQHKLITTEQMTAAMKSTYVPPIKDKTEIVGASYMDAAIQEAMRQTGLSQKELSTGGYTLVTGMNIEAQRAMERAFSQEEAFPPDGKNQRAEAAMVIMDQRTGEVAALLGGRSPRTGGLNRAVTPSRQPGSALKPIIDYGPALESGKYTPDSLLPDIKTTYGSYSPANLNGVYRGQVSMRVALQQSINAPAVWLLKQVGVSYARGFAARLGMELAAEDNHLAIALGGLHSGVSPLTMAQAYTVFANGGILNKAYLVRSIRNSQNQVVYSHVAAPQQAISVRTAADMTAMLRQAVNEGTGRRAQMNVTVAGKTGTTQLDLPGVPGKANRDLWFVGYTPRWTAAVWMGFDRSDPDNYMTAGSGLAAAMFSKVLSML from the coding sequence ATGAGTCATTATGGAAAGCTGATGCTGGATCGTTATCCGGAGAAAATGATTTTACCGGAATCAAGTGTCATTATGGCCTCTGACGGAACAATGTTGCGGAGAATACCGCTACCTGAGACAGGCTACCGAATCAAAGCAGGACTTGGAGAGATGCCGCAGCTGCTCATCGATACTTTCATTGCTGTTGAGGACCGCCGCTTTTACAGTCATAAGGGTCTGGACTATCAGGGAATAGCCCGCGCATTAGTCAACAATACCTTACGTATGGGGGTATCGGAGGGTGGAAGCAGCATCACTCAGCAGCTGGCAAGGGGGTTGTATCTGAACCGGGGGCAGAATCTGCTGCGTAAGCTGAACGAGGCCTCAATAGCGTTGGCGCTGGAGAAGCAGTTATCGAAGGATGAGATTTTGCAGCTGTATCTTAATCAAATTTATATGGGGCAAGGGCAATATGGGGTGAAATCTGCAGCGGAGCGTTATTTTGGTATAACTGATCTGGAGCAGTTGGAGATTGGACAGATCGCGACACTGGCGGCTATTCCCAAAGGGCCTTCCATCTATAACCCGGCAGACAACATTGAATTGTCAACAGGCAGACGGGATCTGGTCCTGCGGATTATGCAGCAGCACAAGCTGATAACAACCGAGCAGATGACGGCAGCAATGAAGAGCACCTACGTACCTCCGATTAAGGATAAGACTGAGATTGTCGGGGCGTCCTATATGGATGCGGCAATTCAGGAAGCGATGCGGCAGACAGGATTATCGCAAAAGGAGCTAAGCACAGGCGGTTATACACTGGTGACGGGCATGAATATTGAGGCGCAGCGGGCTATGGAGCGGGCCTTCTCACAGGAAGAGGCATTTCCGCCGGATGGCAAAAACCAGAGAGCAGAAGCAGCCATGGTCATCATGGACCAGCGGACCGGTGAAGTGGCCGCACTGTTGGGCGGGCGAAGCCCGCGTACAGGCGGTCTGAACAGAGCCGTAACTCCTTCCCGGCAGCCAGGCTCCGCGCTCAAGCCCATTATAGATTATGGACCGGCGCTGGAGAGCGGGAAATATACGCCGGACAGTCTCCTGCCTGATATTAAAACAACCTATGGCAGCTACAGTCCGGCTAATCTGAACGGTGTATATCGTGGGCAGGTGAGCATGAGGGTTGCCCTGCAGCAGTCCATTAATGCCCCAGCGGTATGGCTGCTGAAGCAGGTGGGGGTCAGCTATGCCCGTGGGTTTGCAGCCAGGCTGGGAATGGAACTCGCTGCAGAAGACAACCATCTGGCTATTGCCCTTGGAGGTCTGCATAGCGGGGTTTCTCCGCTCACGATGGCTCAAGCCTACACCGTCTTTGCAAATGGAGGCATTCTTAACAAGGCGTATCTGGTGCGTAGTATCAGGAATTCGCAGAATCAGGTGGTGTATTCACATGTCGCTGCGCCGCAGCAGGCCATTTCGGTACGTACCGCAGCGGATATGACAGCGATGCTCCGTCAGGCGGTGAATGAAGGGACGGGCAGACGGGCGCAAATGAACGTTACGGTGGCCGGTAAGACAGGAACCACGCAGCTGGACCTGCCGGGAGTTCCCGGCAAGGCCAACCGGGACTTATGGTTTGTAGGCTATACCCCTAGATGGACAGCGGCAGTATGGATGGGTTTCGACCGCTCTGATCCCGACAACTACATGACTGCCGGCAGCGGGCTTGCAGCTGCTATGTTCTCCAAGGTTCTCTCCATGCTATGA
- a CDS encoding sensor histidine kinase, whose amino-acid sequence MNTKYISTIRWKFIWAFVLSILSGAALLLAGYRLVNSLNYLQPAQPSALYSRTLKWMINHIGSAPLMTAVGIASFLIFFFIYTRKIVSYLEEITSGIQQITKLDESHRIEVRTSDELGVLAENINIMSERLQHSLLEERKAVESKNELITGVSHDLRTPLTSVLGFLEYIEQDRCREEAEIRYYVGIAYQKSLVLRKLIDDLFEYTRVNSSRLPLVLERLDLKAFMRQLAEESVPALTRAGMTYELQDDTESLWIEAAPYELVRAYENLIANAIRYGKDGRRLEIGLSCEGNDAVVRISNFGEMIAEGDLPHIFERFYRAERSRSQVTGGSGLGLAIAKGIVERHHGEITAHSTRSRTDFVTRFPVSS is encoded by the coding sequence GTGAACACCAAATATATAAGCACCATCCGCTGGAAGTTTATCTGGGCCTTTGTGCTGAGTATTTTGTCGGGGGCAGCTCTGCTTTTGGCGGGCTATCGGCTGGTTAACTCTTTAAATTATCTGCAGCCGGCGCAGCCCTCCGCACTGTATTCGCGTACTCTGAAATGGATGATCAACCATATCGGTTCAGCGCCGCTGATGACCGCTGTCGGGATTGCCAGCTTCCTGATCTTCTTTTTCATCTATACGCGTAAAATCGTCTCGTACCTCGAAGAGATCACCAGCGGTATCCAGCAGATCACGAAGCTTGATGAATCGCACCGGATTGAGGTCCGAACGTCGGACGAGCTGGGGGTACTTGCGGAGAACATCAACATTATGTCTGAGCGGCTACAGCATTCGCTGCTGGAAGAACGCAAGGCTGTCGAGTCCAAAAACGAGCTAATTACCGGTGTATCGCATGATCTCCGCACTCCGTTGACCTCGGTGCTTGGCTTTTTGGAGTATATTGAGCAGGACCGCTGCCGGGAAGAGGCGGAGATACGTTACTATGTAGGGATTGCCTATCAGAAGTCATTGGTGCTGCGCAAGCTGATTGACGACTTGTTTGAATACACGCGGGTTAACAGCAGCAGACTGCCGTTAGTGCTGGAACGGCTCGATCTCAAGGCATTTATGCGCCAGCTTGCGGAGGAATCGGTTCCGGCACTGACCCGTGCAGGCATGACTTATGAACTGCAGGATGATACCGAATCGCTGTGGATTGAAGCGGCACCTTACGAATTGGTGCGTGCTTATGAGAATCTGATTGCCAATGCGATCCGGTACGGGAAGGATGGAAGAAGGCTTGAGATTGGACTCAGCTGTGAAGGTAACGATGCAGTTGTGCGGATCAGCAATTTCGGCGAGATGATTGCGGAGGGGGATCTTCCACATATTTTTGAGCGGTTCTACCGGGCGGAGCGCTCCAGATCGCAGGTTACCGGGGGCTCGGGATTGGGTCTGGCGATTGCCAAGGGAATTGTGGAAAGGCACCATGGGGAGATTACGGCTCACAGCACCAGATCCCGGACTGACTTTGTTACCCGGTTTCCGGTATCCTCCTGA
- a CDS encoding response regulator transcription factor, which translates to MNQETILLVDDEVEIVELLDIYFRNEGYRLLKAFDGREALECLGKEEVDLIILDVMMPHMDGIAACMKIREERNMPIIMLSAKNADMDKILGLSIGADDYVGKPFNPLELVARAKSQLRRYHKLNRDTSARTNEHELIFEDLLIDTLRHEVSVDNRKVKLTPREFSILELLARHQGQVLSMEQIYLKVWNEPFLDGGNTVMVHVRNIRDKIELDAKQPRYVQTVWGIGYKLDHPS; encoded by the coding sequence GTGAACCAAGAAACGATACTGCTGGTGGATGATGAAGTGGAGATTGTGGAACTGCTGGATATCTATTTTCGCAATGAGGGGTACCGGCTGCTTAAGGCATTTGACGGAAGGGAGGCGCTTGAATGCCTTGGCAAGGAAGAGGTGGATCTCATTATACTCGATGTGATGATGCCACACATGGATGGGATTGCCGCCTGCATGAAGATTCGTGAAGAACGCAACATGCCGATTATTATGCTCTCCGCCAAGAATGCCGATATGGACAAAATCCTTGGACTCAGCATCGGTGCAGACGATTATGTGGGCAAGCCGTTTAATCCGCTGGAACTGGTGGCGCGGGCCAAATCGCAGCTGCGCCGTTACCATAAATTGAATCGGGACACTTCTGCCAGAACGAATGAGCACGAACTGATCTTTGAAGATTTGCTGATAGATACACTTCGGCATGAGGTAAGTGTGGACAATCGCAAGGTGAAGCTGACACCCCGCGAGTTTTCTATCCTGGAACTTCTGGCGCGGCATCAGGGACAGGTGCTCAGTATGGAGCAGATTTATCTGAAAGTGTGGAATGAGCCTTTTCTGGATGGTGGCAACACCGTGATGGTGCATGTCCGCAATATCCGCGACAAAATCGAGCTGGACGCAAAGCAGCCCCGTTATGTGCAGACTGTATGGGGCATTGGCTACAAACTGGATCATCCATCCTGA
- a CDS encoding molybdopterin-dependent oxidoreductase — MKKLLTGIRKGYGKKLVSIHLWNAWLVLILAVSGLMLVGGFWRELLGEGRVWLKWGHIVFGLALLIPVVYYLFLAAKHWKRLKGKPAQKANVLFVLTLLIGWLISGVVLWQFRLAGPRAANTALFIHDLLTWVGLPVIIYHSITRVKWLKEPQKRTIVAEAVPLEEASSPAGRARRAAPSEAQPMYSRRGFIKAAVGAGLAVTLGPTFVRWIGKSLQFPGTADYTATNANALIPDPIPLAESAPPIGGGAEGSFRVYTVTAIPAFDNSNWSFTIDGLVDKKLSWNWEEFVKLQREVQVSDFHCVTGWSVYKNTWEGLPLSKLLDMAGVQPEAVMVKLYSGDGVYTDSLTLDQARMDDIMVAVMHDGKPIPNQLGGPVRLVTPQMYAYKSVKWLNRIELINEDYTGYWEQRGYDKDAWLPGAKRV; from the coding sequence GTGAAAAAATTATTGACCGGCATCCGTAAAGGATACGGAAAGAAGCTCGTCTCGATTCACCTGTGGAATGCCTGGCTGGTCTTAATCCTTGCCGTTAGCGGTCTGATGCTAGTGGGCGGCTTCTGGAGAGAGCTGCTGGGCGAGGGCAGAGTGTGGCTGAAATGGGGCCATATCGTATTTGGACTGGCGCTGTTGATCCCTGTGGTCTACTATCTGTTCCTGGCAGCGAAGCACTGGAAGCGGCTGAAGGGTAAACCTGCGCAAAAAGCCAACGTCCTCTTCGTGCTTACGCTTTTGATCGGCTGGCTGATCTCAGGGGTTGTGCTCTGGCAGTTCAGGCTTGCCGGGCCGAGAGCAGCGAATACTGCGTTATTCATTCATGATCTGCTGACCTGGGTCGGCCTTCCAGTTATCATCTATCACTCCATTACCCGGGTGAAATGGTTGAAGGAGCCCCAGAAGCGCACGATTGTGGCAGAAGCTGTCCCCCTTGAAGAGGCCTCTTCACCCGCAGGACGGGCACGGCGCGCGGCTCCTTCTGAAGCCCAGCCTATGTATTCACGCCGTGGTTTCATCAAGGCTGCGGTAGGCGCAGGGCTTGCTGTCACGCTCGGCCCTACTTTTGTCCGCTGGATCGGTAAATCCCTGCAGTTCCCGGGTACAGCCGACTATACGGCAACCAATGCCAATGCATTGATTCCAGATCCTATTCCGCTGGCGGAATCGGCACCTCCTATCGGCGGGGGAGCCGAGGGCAGCTTTCGCGTATATACGGTCACGGCCATTCCTGCGTTCGACAACTCCAACTGGTCTTTTACCATTGATGGGCTGGTGGATAAGAAGCTGAGCTGGAACTGGGAAGAGTTCGTCAAGCTGCAGCGCGAGGTACAGGTCAGTGATTTTCACTGCGTGACCGGCTGGTCTGTGTACAAAAATACATGGGAGGGCCTCCCCCTCTCGAAGCTGCTCGATATGGCCGGTGTGCAGCCTGAGGCCGTCATGGTCAAGCTCTACTCGGGAGACGGTGTCTATACGGACTCACTCACTCTGGATCAGGCGAGGATGGACGATATCATGGTGGCCGTGATGCACGATGGCAAACCTATCCCCAATCAACTCGGCGGGCCGGTTCGACTGGTGACTCCGCAAATGTATGCCTATAAGTCCGTCAAATGGCTGAACCGGATTGAGTTAATCAATGAAGATTATACCGGGTACTGGGAACAGCGGGGATACGATAAGGATGCCTGGCTGCCGGGTGCGAAGCGGGTGTAA
- a CDS encoding ABC transporter permease gives MSLFRLTLRNVLHRRFLSLLTVCAVAITVAFIVLLVLSRQSVEQGAKKGYGPFDLVIGAAGSETQLVLNTFYHIGAPTGNIPLTVLDEARQDPSVEAAFAMTTGDNYKGYPIVGIDSGYFFTRYGGSRLQEGKMYAHTGDTIIGSYVAQSLGLKVGDTFAGAHGLVQGEDHESAAAEHEEGHEEEHEAGESGGHAHEDFRYRVAGILPELHTPDDRAVFTTVDYAWAVHGLAPEEREITAVLVKPASLLGAHDLKQAFDGSNGVQAAYTSKAVSEVLNAVDQGSRLLGMLTAICVLLAAIAILLSLVAAASERTKDVGILRLLGKSRAYVWLSLTTEGLLVTATGLIVGLVIGHLGAYLLKDMLFSQAGIQIEPYHWTPEHGLIVLGALAIGLLSSLGPAFRMYRMHPLALFKS, from the coding sequence ATGAGTCTGTTCCGGCTCACTCTCCGCAATGTACTGCACCGGCGATTCCTATCTCTTCTTACCGTGTGTGCAGTGGCGATTACCGTTGCTTTTATCGTTTTGCTTGTCCTCTCCCGGCAGAGTGTGGAGCAGGGGGCCAAGAAGGGATATGGACCCTTTGACCTTGTCATAGGAGCAGCGGGAAGTGAGACGCAGCTGGTGCTCAATACCTTTTATCATATCGGCGCACCAACCGGGAATATCCCGCTCACTGTTCTGGATGAGGCACGGCAGGACCCGTCTGTGGAAGCCGCCTTTGCGATGACCACGGGCGATAACTACAAGGGGTATCCGATTGTCGGGATAGATTCCGGTTACTTCTTCACCCGCTATGGCGGCAGCAGGCTGCAGGAAGGTAAGATGTATGCCCATACCGGTGATACGATTATCGGCTCGTATGTTGCCCAGTCACTAGGACTGAAGGTAGGCGATACCTTTGCGGGGGCGCATGGACTTGTGCAGGGAGAAGACCACGAATCCGCAGCGGCTGAGCACGAGGAGGGTCATGAGGAGGAACATGAAGCCGGAGAGTCAGGCGGGCATGCCCATGAGGATTTTCGATACAGGGTAGCGGGTATTCTTCCAGAGCTCCATACTCCAGATGACCGTGCGGTCTTTACAACGGTGGACTATGCCTGGGCTGTACACGGGCTCGCGCCTGAGGAACGGGAGATTACGGCGGTGCTCGTTAAGCCGGCCAGTCTGCTGGGGGCCCATGATTTGAAGCAGGCGTTCGATGGCAGCAATGGTGTCCAGGCGGCGTATACCAGCAAGGCTGTGTCCGAGGTGTTGAATGCAGTGGATCAGGGCTCCCGGCTGCTTGGGATGCTGACAGCCATATGTGTGCTGCTCGCAGCTATTGCGATTCTATTATCTCTTGTTGCAGCAGCCTCGGAGCGGACCAAGGATGTCGGAATACTGCGTCTTCTCGGAAAATCACGGGCCTACGTATGGCTCTCCCTGACCACAGAAGGCCTGCTGGTAACAGCAACCGGACTTATCGTGGGGCTTGTAATCGGACATCTCGGAGCTTATCTGCTTAAGGATATGCTGTTCTCGCAGGCGGGTATTCAAATCGAGCCCTACCACTGGACACCGGAGCATGGGCTTATTGTGCTTGGTGCGCTGGCTATAGGTCTGCTGTCCTCGCTTGGACCGGCCTTCCGGATGTACCGGATGCATCCGCTCGCCTTGTTCAAATCATAG
- a CDS encoding ABC transporter ATP-binding protein, with amino-acid sequence MLQIQNLTKQFKVDGRAVPILNIPLWKVEKGECVAITGPSGSGKSTLLHLISGIMRADSGRITVDGQPLHELTEAKRDAFRASAIGYVLQDFHLIPSLTARQNVEIAMTARLPQKERRRIVDGWLEQVGLGGRGRHLPSQLSRGQQQRVAIVRAMVNHPPLLLADEPTGSLDWETADEISSLLLELSAAHGHTLIVVTHDLNMAERFPRRLNIQDINEVRREALSRQRSSLSGVDKEGISL; translated from the coding sequence TTGCTTCAGATTCAGAATTTGACCAAACAATTCAAAGTGGACGGCAGAGCTGTACCGATTCTCAATATCCCCCTTTGGAAGGTTGAAAAGGGAGAGTGCGTAGCCATTACCGGACCCAGCGGGTCCGGTAAAAGCACGCTTTTGCACCTGATCAGCGGCATTATGCGTGCAGACAGCGGCAGAATTACCGTAGACGGGCAGCCGCTTCACGAGTTAACTGAGGCGAAGCGCGATGCCTTTCGTGCTTCTGCTATCGGCTATGTGCTTCAAGACTTCCATCTGATTCCTTCGCTGACCGCACGGCAGAATGTCGAGATTGCCATGACGGCCCGGCTTCCGCAAAAGGAGAGACGGCGCATAGTGGACGGCTGGCTGGAGCAGGTAGGTCTGGGTGGCCGCGGAAGGCATCTGCCTTCCCAGCTCTCACGCGGGCAGCAGCAGCGTGTTGCTATTGTAAGGGCCATGGTCAATCACCCGCCGCTTCTGCTGGCAGATGAACCGACCGGCAGCTTGGACTGGGAGACAGCCGATGAGATATCCTCTCTGCTCCTGGAGCTTAGCGCGGCGCATGGACACACTTTAATCGTGGTAACCCATGACCTCAATATGGCTGAACGGTTTCCACGCCGCTTGAACATTCAGGATATCAATGAAGTGCGGCGGGAGGCATTATCCCGGCAGCGCTCTTCGCTCAGTGGGGTGGACAAGGAGGGGATTTCGCTATGA